The stretch of DNA TTGTTAGCCATGTATTCGCAGATGAAATAGTCAAACTTGACCCGATAGAAGTGGAACAAGTGAAGCAGCAAAGCGTTGAAGGGTTAAAAGAAAATTCGATCCCACTTCCGGGAATTGATGCGCTTCATAACGCAGGCATTAAAGGAAACGGCATTAAAGTCGGCGTGTTAGATACAGGAATCGATTACAATCATCCAGATTTAACGGATGTGTATAAAGGGTACCGAAAACAAGAAGGTGAGAACCCTAGTACAATTGACCCGAAATCAGTTAAGGGGTGGGATTTCGTCGATAACGATGCAGATCCGATGGAAACAACATATGATGACTGGGTGAATGCAGGTAAGCCAGTAAGACCAGGCCGTGAATACCCGACGTCCCACGGTACGCACGTATCTGGAACAATCGCAGCACAATCGAAAGCCAATGTCGAATATCCGGCACAAGGGGTTGCCCCTGGCGTTGATTTATATGTCTACCGCGTACTAGGTCCTTATGGTTCTGGTGCTTCAAGCGGGATTGTTGCAGCCATTGACAAGTCCGTTAGTGACGGCATGAAAGTCATTAACCTGTCACTTGGTGCAGCGAGTAACGAACCATTATCAGCAGAAGCAATCGCGGTTAACAATGCGACAATCGCTGGTGTTACATGCGTCATTGCAGCAGGAAACTCAGGTAATTATGCATATACACTTGGCACACCTGGAGCAGCAGCGCTTCCGATTACGGTTGGTGCAAGTGACTTCTCGATGTCGATTCCGACCGCAACGGCAACAGTTGGAAACGAAACGTTCACCGACTTTAAATTGCTTGGAAAAGGGTTCAATGACCACGTGGAAACACTTGCGAATAAAACGTATCCAGTTGTGTTTGTTGGCTCAGGTGGCGAGGATGATTTCAAAGATGTTGATTTGCAGGGGAAAATAGCATTGATAGAGCGCGGAACGTATGCGCTTAGTGAAAAAATTGTGAATGCACAAAAAGCAGGCGCAGTGGCGGCAATCATGTATAACAATATCGACGGCGACATCGATAACTATTTAGCAAGTGGTGTTGGTTTTATCCCAACATTCCGGATGTCAAAAGCAGACGGCGAGCGTTTAAAAGCAGCTGCTGAAACGGATTCAATTACGTTTACCAATATCGGATCGATTGTAACAGAAGGAAACAATTTGGCCGATTTTAGTTCAAGAGGACCCGTTACGTCAACCTATGACATTAAACCGGAGGTTGTGGCTCCTGGGGTATCGGTTTACTCGACGTATCCAGAATTTATCCACAGTCCAGAAACAGGAATTGATTACTCACAAGCATATGCTCGTATTTCGGGTACATCAATGGCTTCTCCGCACGTAGCAGCGATTGCTGCACTGATTTTACAAGCACACCCAGATTACAAACCGGCTGATGTCAAAGCAGCGTTGATGAATAGTGCGGACAAACTAAATGGCGACTATTCCGTGTACGAAGTAGGCGCAGGTGAAGTAGATGTAGCAGAAGCTGTTCATAACGAGATGGCATTCAAGGTACAAGACACCACGATAATAGGTGATGGAAAAGGTGGCTTTATAGAGAACGCGTATGAAAAAGGCTCATTGACGTTTGGTACGGTTTACAAAAAAGACGATAGCACAAATACAACAAACCGTACGATTGTCTTTGAAAACCGCGGTACCCAAGGGAAAACATTCGACGTTTCGGCAGAATATAGTAAACCGATTGATACTGTAAGTGCACATGTAAGTGACGCAGTAGCGAACAATGTAACCGTAACGACTTCTTCAGCATCTGTGACGGTCGCTGCAGGGGAGGCAACAAATGTAACGGCAACGGTTAACATACCTGCGAGCGCAGAGATGGGACAATATGAAGGGTATGTGAACATTGTCAACCATGACAATCCAAATGAACACTATCGCATTCCGTTCGCGACTCGCTTCGTTGAAAAAGGAATCGGAGACGTTGAGATCTTGAATCCAGCAATCTCAACCCTGCCTTGGAGGCATCCATATACGGCGCCTCAAACTCGCTATATCTATTTCAGATTAAACAGCCCGATGAAAGATTTATGGCCGATTATCTATGATAAAGACGGCAAAGCACTTGGAGCAAGTTCGGTAAAACCATTTAGTTTAAACGGTGCGCCTCTTGATACGGACCTAAGAGCAGTATTCTCGCCATCGTATTATCCGTTTATCGGCGATCCGAAAGATGAAAAAACAGACATCAAGCAGCCAATGGCGAAACTGCCAGAAGGTGAATATACAATCAAAGTTCGTACAACAGATGCAGATGCTGTGAGATACGAGGTCGTTAGTAAAAAGTTTATCATCGATAACACGTTACCGAAGTTGACGTTAAAAGACCATAAACCTGGCGTCTATGAGCTAAGTGATTCGGACTTTACAAATGAAAAAGGGCCAGATGGAAATATGGCTAATGCGCATTGGGTTCATGCCAACCTGTGGGATGAAGGAACGGCAAAATTAGCATCTTCAGACTACACACAGTCTGAAAATAAGCTATATTATTACTTTAATCAAAAAGCTGTAGTAAACGGCGATTTCCCACTTGATGCAAATGGGGATACAAAATTCGGTATTGAACCATCTGATATTGAGAATGGCCCAGCAACAATCAAACTATTCCCTATTGATATGGCGAAAAATGGGGAAATTTTAAATGAATCCAATTTCTATGCATTCGTCAAAAAAGGTACACCTTATGTGATACCAACTTACGATAAGGAAAAAGTCTATCAAGATGAAACGTTGACGATGACATTAAATCTACATAACGTAAAGGATTTGATGGCTGGAAACTACAATGTTGAATTCTATGATTGGCTCTTCCAGTTCCAAAGCGTAAAAGTTAACCCAGCATTCCAGCAGTATGCGGATGCAAACGGATTCACAGTAAGTGTCGATGAACCCACTGTGAAGGAACACCCTTTATATCCAGGTATTAAAGACGAGGTGAATGCGGGCGCACATATCAGCGGTGGTGAAGATTTTAAAGGAATCAGTGGTGATACGCCATTCCTTGATGTGACATTTAAACTGATAAATGACCGTATGTACGACGTCTACTATGACACGATGAACGTCGAAGCTAATACAGTGCCATTCACGTACACACAATACGGTGAGCAAGAACCGGTTGTCATCCAATCATTCAACCATATTAACCAATATAAAATCATACCAAAGAGCAATTATGTGGTATCCTATACCCATCTTGAAGCGTTCTATTCAAACTTTACGATGGATTATTCCATCATAGGAGCAAAAGCATACGCGCAATTGAAAGACGGGACAAAAGTGCAAGGAACGATTGACAAAAAAGGCTTTGTAGATATCGAGAATCTTCCTTTAACGAAAGATCCAATCGATATTGTCGTTGAAGCCCCTGGACATCTGAAGAGCATTCAGAAAGTGACGGTTGGTAAGAAAACACCGTGGGGCGAAGACGTCGGTGAGTATATACAAAAACAAGGTGCTCAACCAGTTGCAGCAGCCGGTGATGTAAATGGAGACGGTGTCATTGACGTGTTAGACGTGAAACAAGTTGCGAAGAAATTCGGAGTTCAAAAACAGACTGATTTCAACATCGAAGACTTGAACCACGATGGTATTGTCAATGCAACGGATATGAACTTTCTGGTTGGGAATCTTTACAAATCAAACCCAGATGCAACAATCACACCAAAAGAAATGGTCGACGGAAAAGTTAGCACAGATTTCTTCAACGAGTTAAGTATTAAATCTCTTGTGAACACATTGAAAGCAACAACAAAAACGAATCATACAGCAACACTGAATTGGCTAGCAGCTGTTGATGCGACGAATGTAAAAATTGAAAAATCAACTGACGGCTTATCATGGACGGCAGCTACAACAGCAAATTCTGTAGCAGTTGATTCAAACTCAGCAGTTGTGACTGGATTAAACGAAAACACGACTTACAAATTCCGCGTAACGGTAACAGGCGGATTAAACGCTGGTTCTTCAAATGTGGCAACTGCAACAACGGATGTCACGTTACCTCCAAACCCAACACCAACTCCGGAGCCAACGCCTGAGCCAATCACATTTGCTGATATCTCAGAACATTGGGCAAAAGAGGATATTGAATTATTAGCAACAAAAGGCATTATTAATGGACTGAAAAATGGATTATTTGCACCCGAAAAAGATATTACACGTGCAGAATTCACAGCCCTACTTGCGCGTGCTCTCGACTTGCCAAAAGCGACGGAGCAAGAAAACTTTACAGATGTCCGACCAACGGATTGGTATGTTTCGGAACTACAATCAGCTGTTGAAGCAGGATTAATCA from Paenisporosarcina sp. FSL H8-0542 encodes:
- a CDS encoding S8 family serine peptidase, yielding MGKKANNKSKVLKSLSVFALSSRKRKLKYILATTTMSALLLSSVIPYNVLAASSTPIDPFHQDSSVPQLTKEQIAALNQYSIGGPEISSKINTSSAESVRVIVEFKQAPAKVAVMQAQLAGDKTTLEEETQDVSDSHKQFRAFVDGLSQHKAGPSVNAVTKQTLASEEDAGDSSAIQITREYKNALNGVAMTLPGNMVERLFESGLVSHVFADEIVKLDPIEVEQVKQQSVEGLKENSIPLPGIDALHNAGIKGNGIKVGVLDTGIDYNHPDLTDVYKGYRKQEGENPSTIDPKSVKGWDFVDNDADPMETTYDDWVNAGKPVRPGREYPTSHGTHVSGTIAAQSKANVEYPAQGVAPGVDLYVYRVLGPYGSGASSGIVAAIDKSVSDGMKVINLSLGAASNEPLSAEAIAVNNATIAGVTCVIAAGNSGNYAYTLGTPGAAALPITVGASDFSMSIPTATATVGNETFTDFKLLGKGFNDHVETLANKTYPVVFVGSGGEDDFKDVDLQGKIALIERGTYALSEKIVNAQKAGAVAAIMYNNIDGDIDNYLASGVGFIPTFRMSKADGERLKAAAETDSITFTNIGSIVTEGNNLADFSSRGPVTSTYDIKPEVVAPGVSVYSTYPEFIHSPETGIDYSQAYARISGTSMASPHVAAIAALILQAHPDYKPADVKAALMNSADKLNGDYSVYEVGAGEVDVAEAVHNEMAFKVQDTTIIGDGKGGFIENAYEKGSLTFGTVYKKDDSTNTTNRTIVFENRGTQGKTFDVSAEYSKPIDTVSAHVSDAVANNVTVTTSSASVTVAAGEATNVTATVNIPASAEMGQYEGYVNIVNHDNPNEHYRIPFATRFVEKGIGDVEILNPAISTLPWRHPYTAPQTRYIYFRLNSPMKDLWPIIYDKDGKALGASSVKPFSLNGAPLDTDLRAVFSPSYYPFIGDPKDEKTDIKQPMAKLPEGEYTIKVRTTDADAVRYEVVSKKFIIDNTLPKLTLKDHKPGVYELSDSDFTNEKGPDGNMANAHWVHANLWDEGTAKLASSDYTQSENKLYYYFNQKAVVNGDFPLDANGDTKFGIEPSDIENGPATIKLFPIDMAKNGEILNESNFYAFVKKGTPYVIPTYDKEKVYQDETLTMTLNLHNVKDLMAGNYNVEFYDWLFQFQSVKVNPAFQQYADANGFTVSVDEPTVKEHPLYPGIKDEVNAGAHISGGEDFKGISGDTPFLDVTFKLINDRMYDVYYDTMNVEANTVPFTYTQYGEQEPVVIQSFNHINQYKIIPKSNYVVSYTHLEAFYSNFTMDYSIIGAKAYAQLKDGTKVQGTIDKKGFVDIENLPLTKDPIDIVVEAPGHLKSIQKVTVGKKTPWGEDVGEYIQKQGAQPVAAAGDVNGDGVIDVLDVKQVAKKFGVQKQTDFNIEDLNHDGIVNATDMNFLVGNLYKSNPDATITPKEMVDGKVSTDFFNELSIKSLVNTLKATTKTNHTATLNWLAAVDATNVKIEKSTDGLSWTAATTANSVAVDSNSAVVTGLNENTTYKFRVTVTGGLNAGSSNVATATTDVTLPPNPTPTPEPTPEPITFADISEHWAKEDIELLATKGIINGLKNGLFAPEKDITRAEFTALLARALDLPKATEQENFTDVRPTDWYVSELQSAVEAGLINGYEDNTFKPSMYITREQMAALMGRAYKIIEKQAPTVDVDQVLAKYIDRKSISAWSRADVALAIQLGVIQGNKANELQPKESATRAETAVMLKRLLVEIKLLEE